The sequence below is a genomic window from Lolium perenne isolate Kyuss_39 chromosome 7, Kyuss_2.0, whole genome shotgun sequence.
GATCCTTTGTCTTCAAACCCTCTACCGGAGCTTCTGGGGGCATCCTTACCGCCTGGGATGACCGGCACCTTCGGCTCGTTCAGCACTCCGTTGATGACTTCTCTATCACCACCACCTTCTCCTGGCGAGCCGATGACCTCTCCTTCACCATCATAAATGTCTATGGCCCCTGTCAGCATGATCTTAAACAGGACTTCCTTGACTCTCTTAACCAAAAAATTGCCCTGATTTCTGGGCCTGTTGGAATCCTTGGCGATTTCAACCTTATCAGGACCCCGCGCGACAAATCCTCCGGCAATTTTAATGCGGCGGAGGCAAGCCTGTTCAACTGGTTTATTGACAACCTCGGGCTCATCGAGATCCTGCTCCTCGACCGCCAATTCACTTGGTCCAACCAACAGAACCCACCCATCTTGGCTCGCCTGGACAGAGTCCTTGTCAACCAGGACTGGAGCCTTGCGCTGCCTGATTCCACCCTAACCTCCTCCGCTCGCCCCACTTCTGATCATGTCCCGCTTCACCTTACTGCCTCCTCCAAGGCCCCCCGTAGCAAAAAATTTCGCATGGAAAACTCGTGGCTTACTCACCCCTCCTTTGCCTACCTGGCGAACGCAAACTGGAACAGCGTCGGGCCCGCGCACACCCACCTCTCCCCTGTTGGCAGACTCTGTCTCAGGCTCAAGCGGGTCCGCGCGTCTGCTCGGGTTTGGGCTAGGGATCTCAAGCTTCCTTCTATCTACCTTCTCAATTGCCGTGCGGTCATCTCCCTCTTCGACCGCCTGGAAGAACATCGCCACCTCTCTGTTCTCGAACGGCGCCTCTGTTCCCTTGCAAAAACCACCCTCATCCAAAAGAACTCTAACAAAGCAACGTACTGGCGGCAACGGGCAAAAATCAAAAACTGCGTCCTTGGGGACGAAAACACCAGGTACTTCCACCTTTGCGCCTCGGGCCGTCTTCGGAAGAATCAAATCAAAAACCTTGAAGACCAAGATGGCAATGTGATCTTCCCCCATCAGGCTAAGGCTGCCATCCTCCACAGCTTCTTCAAAGACCTGCTGGGCACTCCTGTCACCTCTACTGACCACCTTGACCTATCTACCCTTGTTTCCTCCACTTCCCTCTCGCCTTCTGAGGCGTCTGCCTTGGTCTGCCCTTTCTCCTTGAAGAAATTCGGGCTGCCCTCTTCACCATGAACGACAACTCTAGCCCCGGACCGGACGGCTTCGGGCCGGCTTTCTTCAAAAAGAATTGGGACCTTGTTAAGCAGAACCTGCTTGATTCCCTCTCTAGCTTCCACAACCTCTCCTCTGACCTGAGGCCTATAAACAAAGCACACATTGTCCTTCTCCCCAAAAAGGAAGGTGCCAAGAAACCTGAAAACTTCCGACCCATTTCGCTCCAAAACTGCTGCCTCAAAGTTCACACCAAATGCCTTACCCTCAGACTCCGCGACCTTATTCCCTACCTTGTACACCCTGACCAAACTGGTTTCATCTCTGGTCGCTCCATCGCTGAAAACTTCGTCTACGCTGCTGACATTGTCCAAAGTTGCCACAAACGGTCTGCGCCTGCTGCGGTCTTTAAACTCGACTTCCGGAAAGCCTTCGATTCCATCAGCTGGGAAGCCTTGGACCGCATCCTCCTTGCCAAGGGGTTCCCTGAACTCTGGAGGGCATGGATCAAAATGCTCAACCAGACGAGTCAGACGGCGGTACTCCTCAATGGAGTGCCTGACAAATGGATCCAGTGCCGTCGTGGGATTCGGCAAGGCGACCCCCTCTCCCCTTTTTTGTTTAATATCATTGTTGATGTCCTTCAACAGATGATCCTCCACGCCTCGCGAGACGGCCTCCTCCTTCACCCTTTGGTAGACGACCTCCCATGTCCCGTCCTTCAATACGCTGACGACACCCTCATTATCATCCGGGCCGTCCCTGAGCATGTTGCAAATCTTAAGGCTGTCTTAGACAGTTTCTCGGTGGCCACTGGTCTCGTCATCAACTTCCACAAAAGCACCTtcgtccccatcaagacggaccaCCCCACGGCCCTCGCCATGGCCACTGCCTTCGGGTGTGCCGTCTCCTCCTTCCCCCAGACCTACCTTGGGCTCCCCCTGTCTACCTACAAACTTCGCCCCTCTGATTTCGCCCCCATCATTCAGAAAAGCGACATGCGCCTCTCTGGGTGGCGTGGCCGCTGCATGCCCATTGGAGGCCGCCTGGTCCTTGTGAATTTGGTTCTCACAGCCATGCTCGCTCATGCCATGGCCGCCGGTCTCCTTCCGGCTGGGGTCATTGAGGCTATCGACAAACGTCGGCGTGCCTTCCTTTGGACTGGCGAAGAAACTTGCCACGGTGGGAACTGCAAGGTTGCCTGGGAGAACGTCTGTGTGCCCAAAGATCGTGGAGGGCTGGGCGTCCTCTCCATCCACGCCCAGAACTCCGCCCTGCTGATGAAGTTCCTCTCTAAACTTCACTCTGACACCACTGCTCCTTGGGCCTCCTGGTTTCGACGCTGGTACGGCTGGAACGGCACCAGAGATCTTGGAGACCCCCACCGCCTCGACACCCCCGTCTGGAAAGACATTGTGGCCGGCCTCGACACCTTTCGTTCCATCACCAAAGTCTCTGTTGCTAGTGGAACCTCGGTCGCCTTCTGGACTGACCTTTGGATTGGGACTACCCCTCTTCAGGACCGCTTCCCGGACCTTTTCTCGCACTCCACCCGTCCCAACATCAATGTTGCTGCTGCTCTTGCTCCCGGCTTCCGCGACACCCTTGGACCGCGCCTCTCGCTGGCCGCGGATACCGACCTTCGTACCCTTGCCAACGAGCTGAGCTCCGTGGCGCTGCGACATGATActtgatacgcctccgacgtatccataatttctgtcgttccatgcttgttttatgacaatacttacatgttttgcttgcactttatgatgtttttatgcgttttccggaactaacctattaacaagatgccacagtgccagttcctgttttctgctgtttttggttccagaaaggctgttcgggcaatattctcggaattggacgaaatcaacgccaaacctcctattttctccggaaggctccagaacaccgaagaagagtcggagaggggccagggggccaccacaccacatggcggcgcgggccaggcctaggccgcgccggcctagggtgtggcgcccccaggtgcccccctgcgccgcctcttcgcctatataatccccttcgacctaaaaacgcatcaccaattgacgaaactccagaaaagttactgtggcgccgccgccatcgcgaaactccaattcgggggacagaagtctctgtcccggcaccctgccgggacggggaagtgcccccggaagccatctccatcaacgccatcgcctccatcatgctccgtgagtagttcccccatggactacgggttctagcagtagctatgtcggtatactctccccatgtacttcaatacaatggtctcatgagctgccttacatgattgagatccatctgatgtaatcagtgttgtgtttgttgggatccgatggatgatacattatgattagtctatctataaagtttgtgaagttattgttgctgcaatcttgttatgcttaatgcttgtcactagggcccgagtggcatgatcttagatttgagctctatacttattgcttagattgtatctacaagttgtatgcacatgtcactgtccggaaccaatggccccgaagtgacagaaatcgggacaaccggaggggatggtagtgatgtgaggatcacatgttttcacggtgtgttaatgctttgctccggtactctattaaaaggagtaccttaatatccagaagtttcccttgaggcccggctgccaccggctggtaggacaaaagatgttgtgcaagtttctcattgcgagcacgtacgactatatacggaaaacatgcctacataattaataagcctgatgttctttcttaatgctttatcaatcctatcaattgcccaactgtaatttgttcacccaacacttgttattggagagttaccactagtgtagatcgctgggaaccccggtccatctctcatcataatatacttgttctacatgtcattggaagtagtatcaactatcttctcgtgccattgctctcatattgctattactgctgctgtgttactgttactactgctctcatattactgctactttcacatcacccctgttgctagtgcttttccaggtgcagctgaattgacaactcagttgttaaggcttataagtattctttacctccccttgtgtcgaatcaataaatttgggttatactaccctcgaagactatcgcgatcccctatacttgtgggtcatcaagactgttttctggcgccgttgccggggaggcatagctctactcataagttcacctggggagtacactctacctctctctctgtttttaatttgttttattttgctttgcttagtttacttttacctagtttatttgtgcttagtttatttctgtctagtattagtttgcgtagtttacttttgcttagtttatttttgtcttgttttatttgtctcatatacccaaaaatccataaaaatttgaaaaaccaaaaaattaaaaactgctgttatgggagaacctacaacctacttggagcttatagaatgttataataattatagagaatcaagaactggtaaaataatgagtgatatgatagagaaattaaatacaattgctagaatcttgcttagacgccatgatataaactgttgctctcaacaggatactaaacatcttaaatttcaatgtggctttagtgaggaattttttattaagaactataaccggaattgctatattcattatgggttcgaagaggtagaacaatttgtcttatttatgggagcctccgagatagaatccttcatagttgagaattatgaaacttgtgctatttgtaaggaccttaaagattatgtctctactatccttaattcttgcatagaatgctacagtaggaatccttatatccttgattataaagagagacacattaatgcacaagaatgcactcacaatttgcaggaaccggtggaagaagaaattaatgaacttgaaagctcattggatgaaaaagaagaggagagcgacgaacaaaagggggaagaatggattagctacccatgccaaccttctaatgagagtaactcttcatctcttacactatttgattgtcctccatgcttaccgaaagaggttgaatgttatgttcctgtggattctcttgaaatagtacctatgagtaatacttgtgagaataattatactactgttatttatgataatccatgctactttgataaatcttatgataatgctttgtttgtgcctgatgtcgaaatgcatggtactaaagaattttgcttagcaaatgtttatgataaagctctagatgatggtcctatgttacttgatactattaattgtactactaatgaaaatgggattggagagttcttgacttattctatgagtcccatatctcttgagattgatcaactaccttgttatattattaataaaagtaagtttgaaagttttaattccactattcttgaacttgataaaaattatgtgtttggaaatcatgaaaagtatgctgcatgtgatagttatattgttgagtttgttcatgaagctactgaaaattattatgagagaggaaaatatggttgtagaaattttcatggtactaatacacctctctatatgctgaaattgttgaaattacacttgttctatcttcctatgcttgttactttgcttttcatgaacttgtttatttacaagattccttttcataggaagcatgttagacttaaatgtgttttgaaattgcttcttgatgctctcttttgcttcaaatactatttcttgcgagtgcatcattaaaactgctgagcccatcttaatggctataaagaaagcaacttcttgggagataacccatgtgttattttgctacagtactttgttttatatttatgtcttggaagttgtttactactgtagcaacctctccttatcttagttttgtgttttgttgtgccaagtgaagcctctaatcgaaggtcgatactagatttggatttctgcgcagaaacagatttctttgctgtcacgaatctgggcaaaattctctgtaggtaactcagaaaattatgccaatttacgtgagtgatcctcagatatgtacgcaactttcattagttttgagttttctgatttgagcaacggaagtattttattaaaattcgtctttactggctgttctgttttggcagattctgtctctgttttttgcattgtctcttgtggactttaagcgaggttttctagacgtagagagctgtagctaatgttttattgagttcttgcaatgtgtcactataggaccaaggtggattcaaattttttgagtactaacccctctaatgaagtttatgagaagtttggtgtgaaggaagttttcaagggtcaagagaggaggatgatatatgatcaagaagagtgaaaagtctaaccttggggatgcccccgtggttcatccctgcatatttcaagaagactcaagcgtctaagcttggggatgcccaaggcatccccttcttcatcaacttatcaggttcctcccctgaaactatatttttattcggtcacaccatatgtgctttacttggagcgtctgtgtgtttattttcgttttgtttgaataagatcatatcctagcaatccttgattgggagagatacacgctccgctttttcatatgaacacttgttcttcgttttacttttaatgttcaatgataaaagttggaagctacaatacttatctttatttggttggaaaaggaaaatgcctcatatgtcttggataatttgacacttggcaattgttttgagctctcaagtggatcataagtttttgcatgtagtttaaacctattagtggagaaataccgtaaagcttgttaaaattggtttgcataattgatctctcttaaggtctagatattttctggtaaaagtgtttgagcaacaaggaagatagtgtagagtattataatgcttgcaatatgttcttatgtaagttttgctgtatcggttcatacttgtgtttgcttcaaacaaccttgctagcctaagccttgtatcgagagggaatacttctcatgcatccaaaatacttgagccaaccactatgccatttgtgtccaccatacctacctactatgtggtatttcctgccattccaaagtaaattgcttgagtgctacctttaaacaattcaaaatttatcacctctgatttgtgtcaatgttttatagctcatgaggaagtatgtggtgtttagctttcaaccttgtcatttacttttgacggactctcatatggactagtggcttcatccgcttatccaataattttgcaaaaagagctggcaatgggattcccagtcccaaattaattaacaaaaatagacactcctccatggtttgtgattgttggacggcacccgaaggattcggttagccatggcttgtgtaagcaaaggttggggggagtgtcatcatcataataaaactaaaataaaaaggcactccttcatggtatgagattgttggcaggcacccgaggattcggttagccatggtttgtgaaagaaaggttggaaggagtgccacccaaaaataaaataaaatgggagccgctcttaaaagtccggttggcgaggtagttagtgtacccattaccattcgttgacaacaacaaacacctctcaaaattttactttttttatgctctctttatgttttcaaaaccaaagctctagcacaaatatagcaatcgatgctttcctctctgaagggccattcttttacttttatgttgagtcagttacctaattcctcccaccttagaagcaaacacttgtatcaactgtgcattgattcttacatacttgcatatttgcattcatcatattactttgtgttgacaatatccatgagatatgcatgttgaaagttgaaagcatccgctgaaacttatatcttcctttgtgttgcttcgatgcctttactttgaatttattgccttatgagttaactcttatgcaagaattttgatgcttgtcttgaaagtactcttcatgaaaagttttgctatatgttatctacttgttagcaactatagatcattgccttgagtcacttcattcatttcatatgctttgtaatagtatgatcaaggttatgtaagtagcatgtcactacagaaattattctttttatcgtttacctgctcgggacgagcaggaactaagcttggggatgctgatacgcctccgacgtatccataatttctgtcgttccatgcttgttttatgacaatacttacatgttttgcttgcactttatgatgtttttatgcgttttccggaactaacctattaacaagatgccacagtgccagttcctgttttctgctgtttttggttccagaaaggctgttcgggcaatattctcggaattggacgaaatcaacgccaaacctcctattttctccggaaggctccagaacaccgaagaagagtcggagaggggccagggggccaccacaccacatggcggcgcgggccaggcctaggccgcgccggcctagggtgtggcgcccccaggtgcccccctgcgccgcctcttcgcctatataatccctttcgacctaaaaacgcatcaccaattgacgaaactccagaaaagttactgtggcgccgccgccatcgcgaaactccaattcgggggacagaagtctctgtcccggcaccctgccgggacggggaagtgcccccggaagccatctccatcaacgccatcgcctccatcatgctccgtgagtagttcccccatggactacgggttctagcagtagctatgtcggtatactctccccatgtacttcaatacaatggtctcatgagctgccttacatgattgagatccatctgatgtaatcagtgttgtgtttgttgggatccgatggatgatacat
It includes:
- the LOC139834058 gene encoding uncharacterized protein gives rise to the protein MRQKRDDVRAAIELATPSILLLQETKLADISSFLASAFLPATLRSFVFKPSTGASGGILTAWDDRHLRLVQHSVDDFSITTTFSWRADDLSFTIINVYGPCQHDLKQDFLDSLNQKIALISGPVGILGDFNLIRTPRDKSSGNFNAAEASLFNWFIDNLGLIEILLLDRQFTWSNQQNPPILARLDRVLVNQDWSLALPDSTLTSSARPTSDHVPLHLTASSKAPRSKKFRMENSWLTHPSFAYLANANWNSVGPAHTHLSPVGRLCLRLKRVRASARVWARDLKLPSIYLLNCRAVISLFDRLEEHRHLSVLERRLCSLAKTTLIQKNSNKATYWRQRAKIKNCVLGDENTRYFHLCASGRLRKNQIKNLEDQDGNVIFPHQAKAAILHSFFKDLLGTPVTSTDHLDLSTLVSSTSLSPSEASALVCPFSLKKFGLPSSP